One window of the Tissierella sp. genome contains the following:
- a CDS encoding glycosyltransferase family 2 protein, whose protein sequence is MSILVPCYNEALILKHTIQGLFNIEYDNFEVIFINDGSIDNTLEILNEILDLEQLEVSTLSLFPDEVKGIYKSNRYSFISVIDKYNSGKANSINIGALHSKHELIVTMDGDCVLEKDALESMNRTFHDEDIIASGGVVHIMQMFKLDGKQKLIVLMQALDYIKGFYIYKASLAYNDALSIISGAFGVFTKSILMEIGGFKVGLGEDIDITIRFQEYARNHNKKVVFDRNAICYTECPESLKGLISQRIRWQKGFIDAILNNSRFLFKNVFRSNVCFYMIIDALLSNSFATIVFLINGILVLMKVLYAYPLKTYIYILTTIVFNIIASIIAIKEAKKNVPHMKTRSLYFMIIFDMLFFQFLRIYFFIKGAVTYYFDNKHWHKVDRTNNDYNV, encoded by the coding sequence ATGTCTATCTTAGTGCCATGCTATAATGAGGCACTAATACTTAAACATACAATACAAGGCTTGTTTAATATTGAGTATGATAACTTTGAGGTAATATTTATAAATGATGGGTCAATAGACAATACTCTGGAAATTCTTAATGAGATATTAGATTTAGAACAATTAGAAGTTAGTACTTTGTCTTTATTTCCAGATGAAGTAAAAGGCATATATAAATCTAATAGGTATTCATTTATTTCTGTAATAGACAAATATAATAGCGGAAAAGCAAATAGTATAAATATTGGAGCTCTGCATTCAAAACATGAACTGATAGTGACAATGGATGGTGATTGTGTTCTTGAGAAAGATGCCTTAGAGAGTATGAACAGGACATTTCATGATGAAGATATTATCGCATCAGGGGGAGTAGTTCATATTATGCAAATGTTTAAATTGGATGGGAAGCAGAAACTAATTGTTTTAATGCAAGCACTAGACTATATTAAGGGATTTTATATCTACAAGGCGTCACTGGCTTATAATGATGCTTTAAGTATAATTTCAGGAGCCTTTGGTGTATTTACAAAAAGTATCCTGATGGAAATTGGTGGATTTAAGGTAGGTTTAGGTGAAGATATTGATATAACTATACGCTTCCAAGAATATGCAAGAAACCACAATAAAAAAGTAGTCTTTGATAGAAATGCAATTTGCTATACAGAATGCCCTGAAAGTCTAAAGGGATTAATAAGTCAACGGATTCGATGGCAAAAAGGTTTTATTGATGCTATTTTAAATAATAGTAGATTCTTATTTAAAAATGTTTTTAGGAGCAATGTATGTTTCTATATGATCATAGATGCTTTACTAAGCAACTCCTTTGCCACTATTGTGTTTTTAATTAATGGCATCTTAGTATTAATGAAAGTTTTATATGCTTATCCTCTGAAGACATATATTTATATATTGACCACAATAGTATTCAATATTATTGCTTCAATTATAGCTATTAAAGAGGCTAAAAAAAATGTACCACATATGAAAACAAGATCACTTTATTTTATGATTATTTTTGATATGTTATTTTTTCAGTTTTTAAGAATTTACTTTTTTATAAAGGGAGCTGTTACTTATTATTTTGATAATAAGCATTGGCATAAGGTAGATAGGACTAATAATGATTATAATGTATAA
- a CDS encoding polyphosphate polymerase domain-containing protein, with the protein MKEQTNKYRHEIKYFISKRQAAELRIFLKKNMCIDSNADIAGSYWIRSLYFDTVGNRDYYEKTMGYNIRKKIRLRIYDISTTYVKLELKNKSDNYVLKETVTISREDANKLIKGDSNPLLNYNQKVANKIFVFMHHEIYQPKVIIDYEREAYVYDIQNIRVTLDKNIHASFSSWDLFKDGLSMVPVFNDDIYVLEIKYNFMLPIFLRRALSNFTTQKSQISKYCMGRNILGI; encoded by the coding sequence TTGAAGGAGCAAACTAATAAATACAGACATGAGATAAAGTATTTTATTAGCAAAAGACAGGCAGCTGAGTTAAGAATATTTTTGAAGAAGAATATGTGTATAGATTCCAACGCAGATATAGCAGGCTCATATTGGATTAGAAGCTTATATTTTGATACTGTAGGAAATAGAGATTACTACGAGAAAACCATGGGATACAACATTAGAAAAAAAATAAGACTTCGTATATATGATATATCAACAACATATGTAAAGCTAGAATTGAAGAATAAATCTGATAACTATGTTTTAAAGGAAACCGTTACTATATCTCGGGAAGATGCTAATAAACTCATAAAAGGAGATAGCAACCCCTTGCTTAACTACAATCAAAAGGTTGCTAATAAGATTTTTGTTTTTATGCATCATGAAATCTATCAACCAAAGGTTATTATAGATTATGAAAGAGAAGCATATGTATATGATATTCAAAACATTAGGGTGACCTTAGATAAAAATATACATGCTTCTTTTAGTTCGTGGGATTTATTTAAAGATGGTTTGTCCATGGTACCAGTATTTAATGATGATATTTATGTATTAGAAATAAAGTACAATTTTATGTTGCCTATTTTTTTGAGGAGAGCATTATCTAATTTTACTACTCAGAAATCACAAATAAGCAAATATTGTATGGGAAGAAATATTCTAGGTATATAA
- a CDS encoding DUF4956 domain-containing protein, which produces MSQEILFNIIGGMDTFSIERIVFNIIMATLLGLFIYFVYKKTFSGVIYSQSFNITIVMVCVIIAIIMMLIGKNIALSLGLVGSLSIIRFRTVIKDPRDMGFLFWGIAVGLAAGTGEFLIAIIGSIVIALVLFIFSKLIYIDYCYLLVLRGVEIESKIISDVLREYKIPYKMRMKTTNRDFTEVTYEITLKSVKEDFLVKTFRSIDGIEEVHIVSYDGEVTG; this is translated from the coding sequence ATGAGTCAAGAAATCCTGTTTAACATAATTGGAGGTATGGACACTTTTAGTATTGAGAGGATTGTTTTTAATATAATAATGGCAACATTACTAGGGTTATTCATCTACTTTGTCTACAAGAAAACCTTTTCAGGTGTTATTTATTCCCAAAGTTTCAACATTACAATAGTTATGGTATGTGTTATTATAGCTATTATTATGATGTTAATTGGAAAAAATATTGCTCTTTCCCTTGGACTAGTAGGGTCCCTTTCTATTATTCGTTTTCGTACTGTGATTAAAGACCCCAGAGATATGGGTTTTTTATTTTGGGGAATTGCTGTAGGCTTGGCTGCAGGTACAGGAGAGTTCTTGATTGCCATTATTGGTAGTATTGTTATTGCATTAGTGTTATTTATTTTCAGCAAGCTTATATACATAGATTATTGCTACTTACTTGTACTACGGGGAGTTGAAATAGAATCCAAAATAATATCAGATGTTCTAAGGGAATATAAAATTCCATATAAGATGCGTATGAAAACTACCAATAGAGATTTTACTGAGGTTACTTATGAAATTACTTTAAAATCTGTAAAAGAAGACTTTTTAGTCAAGACTTTTAGATCAATTGATGGTATTGAAGAAGTTCATATTGTCTCATATGATGGCGAAGTAACTGGATAG
- a CDS encoding CotH kinase family protein → MSWKLRYVFVALCIGVVLYLGFKRDMLVGFNQEYIDYQLVINEVMTNNRNSIRDGEGDFEDWIEIYNGGKASVNLQNFGLSNEPRQPFLWTFPNVVIEPESFCIVWISGKNKGTSDTELHASFKLKSKDKAIILTAPNNDWKDIFVLGTMGENISYGRVHDGGCSLYGFDEGTPSKSNDMETLTEGPNTKRLSSPTFSHSDGFYTKGFSLTLSKYDEDTEIYYTLDGSIPTKKSIKYTESILIPEKTNAATVVRVRAYKEGYPKSKVLTQSYFVEKNIYKNYNVPVISLVIDPDNLFDYEKGIYIAGKIFDEWIINNPNSEITRDTPANYNQKGKNWEREASVELIEPDGVVGLTQKIGISIHGGTSRAAELKTLSLKPSKDYDDKDYFDYDFFNGKTKSLVNNKEINQFSRILLRASATDRRYSLFRDALIQSLIETPIPLDTQSSKASILYINGEYYGIHNIREAYDSNYLSHYYHMDPEDVVIIKNPTGYPEVEIQEGYAGDEMDYNQIIKYIKEHGVTSEKDYEYIKTKMDVDNFIEYNVLQIYCDNDDWPGNNVRIWRKRTQTYKSNVPYGHDGRWRWLTFDLDHGFGLYQGEIAARNNSIKRATEENGPIWPNPPWSTFLLRSLLENDEFKSQFINIFADRLNTIYSPEVVVDKIETMEDIYYPNIESHIMRWNLHGKNVENWKNEVEVMKKFALGRPSYIYQHILDYFGLTGTATIRVETKEGGKVRINSVDILGKSTIWKGTYFTDVPITVQAIPSPGFVFVGWDGVVQSEEKTVEIYLEQDSYLKADFKKVKK, encoded by the coding sequence ATGTCTTGGAAGTTAAGATATGTATTTGTTGCTTTATGCATAGGAGTAGTATTGTATTTAGGGTTTAAAAGAGACATGTTAGTAGGATTTAATCAAGAATATATAGATTATCAGTTAGTTATAAATGAGGTAATGACAAACAATCGTAATAGCATAAGGGATGGTGAAGGGGATTTTGAGGATTGGATTGAGATCTATAATGGGGGAAAAGCATCTGTGAATTTGCAGAACTTTGGATTATCTAATGAGCCAAGACAGCCTTTTTTATGGACATTTCCTAATGTGGTAATAGAACCAGAATCATTCTGCATTGTATGGATATCAGGCAAAAATAAAGGGACTTCTGATACTGAACTACATGCAAGTTTTAAACTTAAAAGCAAAGATAAAGCAATAATTCTTACTGCACCTAATAATGATTGGAAAGATATTTTTGTACTAGGAACTATGGGAGAGAACATTTCTTATGGGAGAGTTCATGATGGAGGTTGTAGTTTATATGGCTTTGATGAGGGAACTCCAAGTAAATCTAATGATATGGAGACTTTGACAGAAGGGCCTAATACAAAAAGATTAAGTAGTCCGACTTTCTCTCATAGTGATGGATTTTACACGAAAGGATTTAGCTTAACTCTAAGCAAATATGACGAGGATACAGAAATTTATTATACATTAGATGGATCTATTCCAACAAAAAAGTCAATAAAGTATACTGAGTCAATACTAATTCCAGAGAAAACTAATGCTGCTACTGTAGTTCGAGTTAGAGCATATAAGGAAGGTTATCCTAAAAGTAAAGTGCTTACACAGAGTTACTTCGTGGAAAAAAACATATATAAGAACTATAATGTGCCAGTTATCTCTTTGGTAATAGATCCAGATAATTTATTCGATTACGAAAAGGGTATTTATATTGCTGGAAAGATTTTTGATGAATGGATAATAAATAATCCTAATAGTGAAATAACTAGAGATACACCTGCTAATTACAATCAAAAGGGAAAGAATTGGGAGAGAGAAGCTAGCGTAGAACTCATTGAGCCTGATGGAGTAGTGGGTTTAACTCAAAAGATAGGTATTAGTATTCATGGTGGAACATCTAGAGCTGCTGAATTAAAAACATTATCACTAAAACCTAGTAAAGACTATGATGATAAAGATTACTTTGACTATGATTTTTTTAATGGCAAGACAAAAAGCCTTGTAAATAATAAAGAAATAAATCAATTTTCTCGTATATTGCTTAGAGCTTCAGCCACAGATAGAAGATATTCTCTATTTCGAGATGCCCTTATTCAAAGTTTAATAGAGACACCTATCCCTTTGGATACACAGAGTTCGAAAGCCAGTATATTATATATAAATGGAGAGTACTATGGGATTCATAATATTAGAGAAGCCTATGATTCAAACTATTTAAGTCACTATTATCATATGGATCCAGAGGATGTAGTTATAATAAAAAACCCAACGGGGTATCCAGAAGTTGAAATTCAAGAAGGATATGCTGGTGATGAAATGGATTATAATCAAATAATTAAATATATAAAAGAACATGGAGTAACAAGTGAGAAGGACTATGAGTATATTAAGACCAAAATGGATGTTGATAATTTTATAGAATATAATGTATTACAAATTTACTGTGATAATGATGACTGGCCAGGAAATAATGTTCGGATATGGCGTAAAAGAACACAAACCTATAAATCCAATGTACCCTATGGTCATGATGGACGATGGCGATGGTTGACATTTGATTTAGATCATGGATTTGGTTTATATCAAGGTGAAATTGCAGCTAGAAATAACTCAATAAAAAGAGCAACCGAGGAAAATGGACCAATTTGGCCAAATCCTCCATGGTCTACTTTTCTGTTAAGATCATTGCTTGAGAATGATGAGTTTAAAAGTCAATTTATCAATATCTTTGCAGATAGATTGAATACTATTTATTCCCCAGAAGTTGTAGTAGATAAAATTGAAACTATGGAAGACATCTATTATCCTAATATAGAAAGTCATATAATGAGATGGAACCTCCATGGCAAAAATGTTGAGAACTGGAAAAATGAAGTTGAAGTTATGAAGAAGTTTGCATTAGGTAGACCCTCATACATTTATCAGCATATATTAGATTATTTTGGTTTAACTGGTACAGCTACTATTAGAGTTGAGACAAAAGAGGGGGGAAAAGTAAGGATTAATTCTGTAGATATATTAGGTAAAAGTACTATTTGGAAAGGTACTTATTTCACAGATGTTCCAATAACAGTGCAAGCTATACCAAGTCCTGGTTTTGTATTTGTAGGTTGGGATGGTGTAGTTCAGTCAGAGGAAAAGACTGTTGAAATATATCTAGAGCAGGACTCATACTTAAAAGCAGATTTTAAGAAAGTCAAAAAATAA
- a CDS encoding polysaccharide deacetylase family protein, whose amino-acid sequence MIKIKIKIKIVLLSFIVAILMYPRTITFLINSIKDFYIARNLSLNAIQSHSPTIDTDKTRILFIFDDGWKSVYSEAYDVMKEYGYKGSVCIIPSLTVEKEYISYRELAELYLDGWDLLNHSYSHKVNLYQNTDELLSDFNRARRWMDNRYLAKSSDMVVMPYGEVNPYLINQLKNEGYRNIRTSNNIIILDGLDTSYFPIKAINLLTDMTEYEVISQLKKTLNESKTVLLILHKIGDEDDEFGMTYSNDKLKQIIKFINEHNNDFEVITYSQLF is encoded by the coding sequence ATGATCAAAATTAAGATAAAAATAAAAATTGTCCTATTATCTTTTATCGTTGCTATACTCATGTATCCGAGAACTATTACATTTTTGATAAATAGTATTAAGGATTTTTATATTGCAAGGAATCTAAGCTTAAATGCCATACAAAGCCATAGTCCTACCATTGATACAGATAAAACTAGAATACTTTTTATATTTGATGATGGTTGGAAGAGTGTATATTCAGAGGCTTATGATGTTATGAAAGAATATGGTTATAAAGGAAGTGTATGCATAATTCCTTCACTAACTGTTGAAAAAGAGTATATATCTTATAGAGAACTTGCTGAATTATATTTAGATGGGTGGGATCTACTAAATCATTCTTATTCTCATAAAGTCAATTTATATCAGAATACTGACGAACTTCTTTCAGATTTCAATAGGGCAAGACGGTGGATGGATAATAGATATCTTGCGAAATCTAGTGATATGGTGGTAATGCCCTATGGAGAAGTTAACCCATACTTAATTAATCAACTGAAAAATGAGGGATATAGAAATATTAGAACATCAAATAATATTATTATATTAGATGGTCTTGATACTTCTTATTTTCCAATTAAGGCAATAAATTTGCTAACTGATATGACTGAATATGAAGTTATATCTCAACTCAAGAAAACCCTTAATGAATCTAAAACAGTCCTTTTAATACTGCATAAAATTGGAGATGAAGATGATGAATTTGGCATGACATACAGTAATGATAAGCTTAAACAGATTATTAAGTTTATTAATGAGCATAATAATGATTTTGAAGTAATAACCTATTCTCAATTATTTTAA
- a CDS encoding DUF4932 domain-containing protein, translating to MKRKVFLLSSCIILLLLIYIVSANVNKEEDVFKKSDQFHSFNLVEAVSQNLGTLNITVDPRIELLTVVQQQAKYDVLTRFDFDYKDKMKEHFKKYKNHKAVKTFHKLSKKGFSYDAPPNLMLNLSSNLNLKENNILPKDLTGRISGENEVFKFIDELRDFTVKSDFNKYYEQNIPFYQAMIDNVYKDIKDMELIEKLDDYYGMGVNSYNLILAPMLHAGGYGPRVEAENGLYDVYGIIGPQSIMEDINRKIVPVYSSETIRYIVWHEFSHSFINPITENHIDEINKYNNLYSKIKNQMSSQAYPSWEISVNEHIIRAITARLVYLDQGQSAYDAIIANEITNGFYYVPALCESFALYEISRDDYPTLESYYPEIIKVFKELSEQNLDDDFFKMDFLGPINAAFINKDSMKVAIIVSTQEEDAKIQEGIYSYVEKIKSKFFPKAEIINDTDAVTLDLSDYIILAYGTMEGNLWLEEHKDIFPFKVEEDKIIADKTYEDTGMIMISAMPNPQNYKNPLLIYTAQDAKDIIDINSIFHGPTDYIVAKDGEELHSGFYNKDKETWSFQ from the coding sequence ATGAAAAGAAAAGTGTTTTTACTATCTTCATGCATTATTTTATTACTTTTAATTTACATAGTTTCTGCTAATGTTAACAAAGAGGAGGATGTCTTTAAGAAATCGGACCAATTTCATAGTTTCAATTTAGTTGAAGCTGTGAGTCAAAACTTAGGAACACTTAATATTACTGTTGACCCGAGGATTGAGTTGCTTACCGTAGTGCAGCAGCAAGCTAAATATGATGTATTAACACGATTTGATTTTGATTATAAGGATAAAATGAAAGAGCATTTTAAAAAATATAAGAATCACAAGGCTGTAAAAACCTTTCATAAATTAAGTAAAAAAGGATTCAGTTATGATGCACCACCAAACCTTATGTTGAATCTTTCGAGTAATCTAAACTTAAAGGAAAACAATATATTACCAAAGGATTTGACTGGTAGAATATCAGGAGAGAATGAAGTATTTAAATTTATTGATGAATTAAGAGATTTTACTGTGAAATCTGATTTTAATAAATACTATGAACAGAATATTCCTTTTTATCAGGCCATGATTGATAATGTATACAAGGACATTAAGGACATGGAATTAATTGAGAAACTAGATGATTACTATGGTATGGGAGTAAACTCCTATAACTTGATCTTAGCACCTATGCTTCATGCAGGAGGTTATGGTCCTAGAGTAGAGGCGGAAAATGGACTATACGATGTCTATGGTATAATCGGTCCCCAAAGCATAATGGAAGACATTAATAGGAAAATAGTTCCGGTTTACTCAAGTGAAACTATTCGCTATATTGTATGGCATGAGTTTAGTCATTCCTTTATTAATCCTATTACTGAAAATCATATCGATGAGATTAATAAATATAATAATTTGTATTCAAAGATAAAAAATCAGATGAGTTCTCAGGCGTATCCGAGTTGGGAAATTTCTGTAAACGAACATATTATAAGAGCAATTACTGCAAGATTAGTGTATCTAGATCAAGGGCAGTCAGCATATGATGCAATAATCGCAAATGAAATAACAAATGGTTTTTACTATGTCCCTGCACTGTGTGAAAGCTTTGCACTCTACGAGATAAGTCGAGATGATTATCCTACTTTGGAAAGCTATTATCCAGAAATTATTAAGGTTTTTAAAGAGCTATCTGAACAAAATCTAGATGATGATTTCTTCAAAATGGATTTTTTAGGACCAATTAATGCCGCCTTTATTAATAAAGACTCTATGAAAGTAGCAATAATAGTCTCAACACAGGAGGAAGATGCAAAAATTCAGGAGGGTATTTATTCCTATGTGGAAAAAATAAAAAGTAAGTTCTTTCCTAAAGCTGAAATAATAAATGATACTGATGCTGTTACCCTTGATCTTAGTGACTATATAATTCTTGCATATGGCACAATGGAGGGCAACTTGTGGCTAGAAGAACATAAGGATATATTCCCCTTTAAAGTTGAGGAAGATAAGATAATTGCAGACAAAACCTATGAGGACACTGGTATGATAATGATTAGCGCAATGCCAAATCCTCAGAACTATAAGAATCCTTTATTAATTTATACTGCCCAAGATGCAAAGGACATCATAGATATCAACAGTATTTTCCATGGACCAACTGATTATATAGTTGCGAAGGATGGAGAAGAATTGCATTCTGGATTTTATAATAAGGATAAAGAAACTTGGAGCTTTCAGTAG
- a CDS encoding radical SAM protein, which yields MHEVIAKGLLSAKNGMNIYRGCSHGCIYCDSRSRCYQINHDFEDIEVKKNAPELLEQALRKKRKKCMIGTGAMTDPYIPLELQLNHTRKCLEIINSYGFGLAIQTKSNMILRDLDLLKSINKKSKCVVQMTLTTYDEDLCKILEPNVSTTRERFEVLKIMRDNNIPTVVWICPILPYINDTEDNIKGLLSYCIEAKVKGIICFGMGLTLRDGNREFYYKNLDIHFPGLKERYIREYGNSYEVGSPNNNYLMELVKNACKENNILFGPNKVFEYMHTFEEKQYEQLSFSFLNLKE from the coding sequence GTGCATGAGGTCATAGCAAAAGGATTATTATCAGCTAAAAACGGAATGAATATATATCGAGGATGCTCTCATGGATGTATTTATTGTGATTCTAGGAGTCGATGTTATCAAATCAATCATGATTTTGAAGATATCGAAGTAAAGAAAAATGCACCAGAATTACTAGAACAAGCCCTTCGAAAAAAGCGAAAAAAGTGTATGATAGGTACAGGTGCAATGACTGATCCATATATACCATTAGAATTACAACTTAATCATACAAGAAAATGTTTAGAAATAATAAATTCATATGGATTTGGATTAGCAATTCAGACGAAATCAAACATGATTCTAAGAGATTTAGACTTATTAAAAAGCATCAATAAAAAATCAAAATGTGTTGTACAAATGACCTTAACAACATACGATGAAGATTTGTGTAAAATCCTAGAACCTAATGTATCAACTACTAGAGAAAGATTTGAAGTATTGAAGATTATGAGAGATAATAATATACCTACAGTGGTTTGGATATGTCCAATTTTACCATATATAAATGACACTGAGGACAATATAAAGGGACTTTTAAGCTATTGCATAGAAGCGAAGGTAAAGGGAATTATTTGCTTTGGTATGGGGTTGACTTTGAGAGACGGCAACAGGGAGTTTTATTATAAAAATCTAGATATTCATTTTCCTGGACTAAAAGAAAGATATATAAGAGAATATGGAAATAGTTATGAGGTAGGTAGTCCAAATAATAATTACTTAATGGAATTAGTAAAGAATGCCTGCAAGGAAAATAATATTCTATTTGGACCCAACAAGGTTTTTGAATACATGCATACTTTTGAAGAAAAACAGTATGAGCAACTGAGCTTTTCATTTCTCAATCTGAAGGAGTGA
- a CDS encoding class I SAM-dependent methyltransferase yields the protein MKKFDRVYKHYDNFIKLFNLNKMDEIKDVLELQGEEIVLDIGGGTGKLAEYICKDCKIVYVLDESKGMLTKVEANTRVAPVLGDALNTNFENNSMDIVILSDILHHIENQQRLIEEIHRVLKKNGKLIILDFEKNHIKTKILKAFEFTLFGRLYFRTSKDVINLISGKFTITKFIDKKYFFIIRGEKNA from the coding sequence TTGAAAAAATTTGATAGGGTATATAAACATTATGATAATTTCATAAAGCTATTTAATTTAAATAAGATGGATGAAATAAAAGATGTCTTGGAATTACAGGGAGAAGAAATAGTTTTGGATATAGGAGGAGGAACAGGCAAATTAGCAGAATATATTTGTAAAGACTGCAAGATTGTATATGTACTAGATGAGAGCAAAGGAATGCTTACAAAGGTTGAGGCAAATACAAGAGTAGCTCCTGTCTTGGGAGATGCATTAAATACAAACTTTGAAAATAATAGCATGGATATAGTTATATTATCTGATATATTGCATCATATAGAGAATCAGCAAAGACTTATAGAAGAAATCCATAGAGTACTTAAGAAAAACGGGAAATTAATTATATTAGATTTTGAAAAAAACCATATAAAAACTAAAATACTAAAAGCTTTTGAATTTACTTTGTTTGGGAGGCTATATTTTAGGACTAGCAAAGATGTGATTAATCTTATAAGTGGCAAGTTCACAATCACAAAATTCATTGATAAAAAGTATTTTTTTATTATTAGGGGAGAAAAAAATGCTTAA
- a CDS encoding class I SAM-dependent methyltransferase yields MLKKILFYIKLGLKLMKKDVIDKENYRDEYNKVSNTYIKWIEEMGKFTDMIIKLEEMEREEELKILDFACGTGYISKNLLKKNIDCQITAVDYSDKMLDQLRILKDNRINIVNCDGVEFLKNTEEKYDMIFFGWALSYFNYKELFKLFKRVLNDEGIICIITNVQGTLSGIEDIFLKVMQDNQDKVIRPMGIRLNLPYGKEGLIKWFNRYGFEGVEVEEEEVLLSFHEPGQLLDWLNKTGAAAGTACIFNDYDLIKDKLIKEIKEKKYRDGKYEVNHKFAYGIFKLR; encoded by the coding sequence ATGCTTAAAAAAATACTGTTTTATATTAAATTGGGTCTCAAACTTATGAAAAAAGATGTCATAGATAAAGAAAACTATAGAGATGAATACAACAAGGTTTCAAATACATATATTAAGTGGATTGAGGAAATGGGTAAATTTACTGATATGATAATAAAACTTGAAGAGATGGAAAGAGAGGAAGAATTAAAGATATTAGATTTTGCTTGTGGAACAGGCTATATTAGCAAAAACCTTTTGAAGAAAAATATAGATTGCCAAATAACAGCGGTGGATTACTCTGACAAAATGCTTGATCAACTGAGGATACTAAAAGATAATAGAATTAATATTGTTAATTGTGATGGAGTTGAATTTTTAAAGAATACAGAAGAAAAATACGATATGATATTTTTTGGATGGGCACTTTCATATTTTAACTACAAAGAACTATTTAAGCTTTTTAAAAGAGTACTAAATGACGAAGGAATAATATGTATAATAACAAATGTTCAAGGAACTCTTTCTGGGATAGAAGATATATTCTTAAAGGTAATGCAGGACAACCAAGATAAAGTTATTAGACCTATGGGCATTAGATTAAATTTACCATATGGAAAAGAAGGTCTAATTAAGTGGTTTAATAGATATGGATTCGAAGGAGTAGAGGTAGAAGAAGAGGAGGTATTACTTTCTTTTCATGAACCAGGGCAGCTTTTAGACTGGTTAAATAAAACTGGTGCAGCAGCAGGAACTGCATGTATATTTAACGATTATGACTTAATAAAAGACAAGTTAATTAAAGAGATTAAAGAGAAAAAATATAGAGATGGTAAGTATGAAGTTAATCATAAATTTGCATATGGGATATTTAAGCTAAGATAG